From the genome of Halobacterium sp. R2-5:
GACGTCGTCGAAGTCCGCCAGACCACGGACGCGGTCGAGTGGCAGTCCACGACCGACGCCGACCCGCTGGTGCGCGAACTGCTCGGGCTGAACGACGACCTCCACGAGATTCGCGCCGCCGCCGTCGACGACGACCTCACGGCGGCCGCGTGGGACGCCTACGACGGCCTCCGCATCGTCCGCGACCCGTTCTTCGGCTGCCTGGTATCGTTCATCTGCTCGGCGCAGATGCGCGTCGAGCGCATCTTCGCGATGCAGGAGTCCCTCCGCGAACACTACGGCGAGCCGATCGACTACGACGGCGAGACCGTCCACGCGTTCCCCGAGCCGGAAGCCCTCGCGGCCGCCACCGAGGACGACCTCCGCGAGCTGAAACTCGGCTACCGCGCGCCGTACGTCCAGCGGACCGCGGAGATGGTCGCGTCCGGCGAGCTCGCCGAGCGCGACGTCGACGGACGGGCGTACGAACTCGCCCGCGAGGAGCTCACGGGGTTCGTCGGCGTCGGCGACAAGGTCGCGGACTGCGTCCTGCTGTTCTCGCTGGGCTACCTCGAAGCGGTCCCGCTGGACACGTGGATTCGGTCGGCAATCGAGGACCACTACCCGGACTGCGACTGCGGCAACTACGCCGACACCTCCCGCGCTATCCGGCAGCGACTCGGCCCGTACGCCGGCTACACGCAGACCTACCTCTTCCACTACCTCCGTTCGGGCGGCGACGAGTGACCCGCGCGTAGCTTTTTGACGGACGCCGCCCCACTCGGTGACATGAGCGAGCGGACTCGCGCACGGGTGTTCGTCTCCGGGAAGGTACAGGGCGTCTACTACCGCGCGACCACCCGCGAGCAGGCGACCGACCGCGGCGTCGACGGCTGGGTACGGAACCTCCGGGACGGCCGCGTGGAGGCGGTCTTCGAGGGCCTCGAAGACGACGTCGAGGCGATGGTCGAGTGGTGCCACGAGGGCAGCCCCGCGGCGCGCGTCGACGACGTCGAGGTCGAGTACGGCGACCCGGAGGGCTTCGACGGGTTCGAGATCCGCCGGTGATCCCGCACGCGGAGTTTTTACGGCGGCCCCCGCCGAACGTCCGGACATGATCACCAGCGAGCGGATGGCCGCCGTCGACCGGAACGCGGCGGCGGTCGGCGTGCCGCGCAAGCAGCTGATGGAGTCCAGCGGGAACGCCGTCGCGTGTGCCGTCCGCGAGACCGCCGACGCGGGCGCGAGCGTCGCCGTCGTCGCGGGCCGCGGGAACAACGGCGGGGACGCGTTCGTCGCGGCACGCTTCCTCGGCGAGTACGACGTCACCGTCCACCTGCTCGGTCGGCCCGAGACAATCACGACGGACATCAGCCGCGAGAACTGGGCGGCGCTCCAGCAGGCCGAACTCCCCACGGAAGTCGTCAAAGACTCCGAGTCCCTCGACCTCGGCGACCCGGACGTCGTCGTGGACGCCGTGCTCGGCACCGGCGTCTCGGGTGCGCCCCGTGAGCCAGAAGCCACAGCAATCGAAGCGATCAACGGCGCCGACGCGCCGGTCGTCGCCGTCGACGTCCCCTCGGGGATGGACGCCGACACCGGCGAGACGCCCGGCGCCGCCGTCGACGCCGACCGCGTGGTGACGTTCCACGACGTGAAGCCCGCGCTCGCGGACCGCGAGGACGTCACCGTCGCGGACATCGGCATCCCCGACGCGGCGGAACTGTTCGTCGGGCCGGGCGACCTCCAGCAGCTCGAACGCGACCCGCAGGCCCACAAGGGCGACTTCGGGCGCGTGCTCGTCGTCGGCGGCGGTCCCTACACGGGTGCGCCAGCGTTGAGCGCGCGGGCGGCGCTGCGGGCGGGCGCGGACCTCGCGTACCTCGCGGTCCCCGACAGCATCGCGGACACCGTGAAGGGGTACAGCGAGAACCTCATCGTCGACTCGTACGTCGGCACGCGCCTGCTCCCCGAGCACGTCGACGAGATTCTCGACCGCGCCGCGGACGTCGACGTGGTCGTCCTCGGGCCGGGACTCGGCGACGCCAGCGACACGCTCGCAGCGGTCCGAGAGTTCCTCGCCTCGTACGACGGCCGCGCGGTCGTCGACGCCGACGCTCTCCAGGTCGTCCCCGACGTCGAGACGGACGCCGACCTCGTCTGCACGCCCCACCAGGGAGAACTCCGGAAGATGGGCGGTCCCGCGGAAGACGACTGGCGTGAGCGCGCGGACACCGTCGGAGCCTTCGCCGCCGACCTCGGGCAGACGGTCCTCGTGAAGGGCGCCTACGACGTAATTTCGGACGGCGAGACGACGCGCGTGAACCGCACCGGGAACCCGGGAATGACCGTCGGCGGCACCGGCGACGTGCTCGCGGGCGCGACGGCCGCGATGTTCTCGACGCTGGACGCGCTCCCCGCAGCGAGTGTCGGCGCGTACGCGAACGGCGCCGCCGGCGACTACGCCGTCGACGACCACGGCTACGGTCTGCTCGCGACCGACCTGGTGGACGCGCTTCCCGCGGCGCTGTGGGGTGGTTCTGATGACTAGCGACGATCCCGGAGACGACCTCACGCACACGACCGAGGACGGCGACGTGCAGATGGTGGACGTCGGCGACAAGCCCGACACGGCGCGCCGCGCGGTCGCGCGCGGCGAGATTCGCCTCTCGGCGTCGACTGTCGACGCGATTCGCGGCGACGAAATCGGGAAGGGCGACGTGCTCGCGACCGCGCGCGTCGGCGCCGTGCAGGCGGTCAAGCACACGTGGGAGACGATTCCGATGTGCCACCAGATCCCCATCACGAACGTCGAGACGGACTTCGACGTGCGCGAGGACCGCGTGATTCTCGAAGTCGCCGTCGAGACCACCGGGAAGACGGGCTGCGAGATGGAGGCCCTGGAGGGCGTGACGACCGGCCTGAACGTCGTCTGGGACATGGTGAAGGCCGCGGAGAAGGACGACGACGGCCAGTACCCCGGCACCGCTATCGAGGGCGTCGAGGTCGTCAGCAAGGAGAAGCGCGAACTCTAGGCTTCCGCGACGAGGTCGCTGGCCT
Proteins encoded in this window:
- a CDS encoding DNA-3-methyladenine glycosylase, which translates into the protein MERGAIPTADVPGAVDVQSTLESGQTYLWWRPDGATYETDGAYGGDAWYRTVVDGDVVEVRQTTDAVEWQSTTDADPLVRELLGLNDDLHEIRAAAVDDDLTAAAWDAYDGLRIVRDPFFGCLVSFICSAQMRVERIFAMQESLREHYGEPIDYDGETVHAFPEPEALAAATEDDLRELKLGYRAPYVQRTAEMVASGELAERDVDGRAYELAREELTGFVGVGDKVADCVLLFSLGYLEAVPLDTWIRSAIEDHYPDCDCGNYADTSRAIRQRLGPYAGYTQTYLFHYLRSGGDE
- a CDS encoding NAD(P)H-hydrate dehydratase, with amino-acid sequence MITSERMAAVDRNAAAVGVPRKQLMESSGNAVACAVRETADAGASVAVVAGRGNNGGDAFVAARFLGEYDVTVHLLGRPETITTDISRENWAALQQAELPTEVVKDSESLDLGDPDVVVDAVLGTGVSGAPREPEATAIEAINGADAPVVAVDVPSGMDADTGETPGAAVDADRVVTFHDVKPALADREDVTVADIGIPDAAELFVGPGDLQQLERDPQAHKGDFGRVLVVGGGPYTGAPALSARAALRAGADLAYLAVPDSIADTVKGYSENLIVDSYVGTRLLPEHVDEILDRAADVDVVVLGPGLGDASDTLAAVREFLASYDGRAVVDADALQVVPDVETDADLVCTPHQGELRKMGGPAEDDWRERADTVGAFAADLGQTVLVKGAYDVISDGETTRVNRTGNPGMTVGGTGDVLAGATAAMFSTLDALPAASVGAYANGAAGDYAVDDHGYGLLATDLVDALPAALWGGSDD
- a CDS encoding acylphosphatase; the encoded protein is MSERTRARVFVSGKVQGVYYRATTREQATDRGVDGWVRNLRDGRVEAVFEGLEDDVEAMVEWCHEGSPAARVDDVEVEYGDPEGFDGFEIRR
- the moaC gene encoding cyclic pyranopterin monophosphate synthase MoaC; protein product: MTSDDPGDDLTHTTEDGDVQMVDVGDKPDTARRAVARGEIRLSASTVDAIRGDEIGKGDVLATARVGAVQAVKHTWETIPMCHQIPITNVETDFDVREDRVILEVAVETTGKTGCEMEALEGVTTGLNVVWDMVKAAEKDDDGQYPGTAIEGVEVVSKEKREL